Genomic DNA from Echeneis naucrates chromosome 14, fEcheNa1.1, whole genome shotgun sequence:
ACATTACTGGGGTCTGAGATAGAAAAAAAGGTTTCCTCAAAGTTACTGCCATCTACTGGTTTCACAGACAAAGCCACAGCCGGGGACAAAAGGGTCTCTGCCTGTTCCTCAAGGACCAGCTTCAACCCCACAGTATCAACAATCCCTATAATCCTGGTGGGATAGGAATGAATTGGTATTGTTGGCATTCAGCTGCTTTAGTCACAGTGATGGTTCCTCCTCTGACTGCAGACCACTTCCAGGACTTTGGAGAAGTAGTAGGTTATTCATTCACAGAGTAACAGCTTTATGTTCACACTGGTCGGACAGTTTACAAAATTATCAATATAAAGGTGGTTGCAGGTCCCGGGAAAGACTACAGAATCTGATTTCTATAACACAAAACTATATGTTTGAGATCACCAGCTAAATGAACGCGTCACCTGTTGGAGGAGTCGGCCAGTGTCTCAGCTGATGCCCCCAGCAGATTACTGACAATGTTGACGGAGGTGTTTCCCAGAGCCAAGCTGACTGTCGGGCCTGACAAAAGAGCCTCCAACTGAGCCACCAGCGCTTCCACCTGGCTGGAGTTCAGCGCCGACACGTCCCTGGTCAGCTCAAGGAGAGCATTGGCTTGGCTTTCAGCTGCAGGTGACAAAATGTTATAAGGGATTGTGTGGTGATTAAGACAGCTGCACACAGCGCTGAGGTGATAACACACCTGACTGAGTGGTTGTGGTGATGTTAGCAGCAGTGGTGCTATTCAGCGGAGATGATGTTGTGTTTACGTTTGGGCTTGGTGTGGTCAGTGGGACACATTGCTCATTCAGCTCTACGATCACATGTTTGCCCTTTTGACTATAACAAAAAGGAGGGCAGGTTAAACTTTTTAGGGAGGAAAACCAAATAACATTTGGTGTGACATGCTGATCTACTGAAAAACAGTCTTGAAATAAGTTCCTATCAGAATCAAGTTAATACAGAGAataggagagaaagaaaatcataCAAACCAGGTGAGGTTAGACACAATGTCCTCACAGAGCTCAGCCTGGCTCAGGTTCGTTTTAGACCACATGAACATCGATTCAGGACCGAGGGAATTGGTGCTGTTTGAATTTCCACATATTGCTGAGGGACATTTcagataaaatacaaatgagcGCTTTTACAAGAcacatttgcagtttttattgatttatttggaCTGAATGAATTTTTCCCCCCACACTGGTTCATTTACAAACCTGCTCGATTCACCGGGCCATCAAAACTGATCTGTTCATTTGATTGGAACACTTTGGTCACGGCTGCCAACACACTGCAGATAGGAACTTTTCGGCCGAAATGTAAAATCACTTTGCAGCTTTCAAGAAAGAATCAGAAAATCAGTGGTAAACAGGTGTCAGTCACATATGTATCCGTAGATAAAATTATTTTGCTGTGTGAAATATAATTGGACTCACTTTGCGGTGTCATTTTCACAGTACACGTTGCCGTCCTGAAATTTCCATTGTAGTCAGAAATGCATCATTCAGTTATGTTAAAGTAACACAGTTACATGTTTTTTTGCATATAGTGGATATCACACTAGGATAAGAACAACACCCAGAAATAGTGACAAAAAGTGAATATGTTCTAAAAACGTATTTCAACAAAACATTCTGGATTTTAGACTGTATGATCATACACTGATTGTCAATTACCTTGTATTCTGCCGCAATGATCGCTAGCGGACATGAAAAACTGCAAAGCAACATTGCAAACATTGTCAacttatttagtagtttttaatttcaaattgtATGCTTGAACAATGTCATAACTCACTTTGCAGTGGATGAACAGTTTGGTGCTTGTTTGAGTTCATCTATCTGTAGATTAAAGTTTGATGGTACAAACATTCATTATtgttacaataataattaataagCAGAAGTtacaatttattattaattataaacaattaaaaaccaatacataaataatttcCAAAACATAAACTTGAATTGGTTTGTATGAATGTTCTGCATGTATGAGAGCTTACCAGGGAGAGGACATGTGACTGGCTGACACTGGGATCATTAATTGATATTTGAAAAGTGTAGTAAGCATCtaaaacaaagaagcaaaatTAACTTAAGTTATAGGCTATATCTATTTAGATAATATCCTGGTGCTCTTGTTAGTTAGTAAAACACAAACCAATCTTATTGCAGTAACTGAAGCAGTTGCACTTGTTTTGATCtgaaacaaacccaaaaaatgTTGCTTTAGTTTTACAGTGTGAACAGAGCCgatgcaaaatacaaaaacacaaaataatgaacCCTCGAATGGAAAACGGTGTTTGAATTTCAAGTTCTTCTGTGATGAAATGAGTTCAGCTAACACCTTATTTTACCATTAGCATGTGTGGTGCTCACCTGGATCACAGTATGCTGAGTTGCTTTCATCTTCCACATACAGCTTTGCAGAGACGTCACTGTGGAAAAACCATATTCAACATAAATATTGTATGCAGCACCCAACTTCTTAAAGAATGGTTTCCAAAATATGAAGGCATGACTGTGTGTATTAGCCCTCAAGCTATCAGTGAATACTGCTGCATTTCATACATTAGATTTCAAAATATACTAATACGTACACTAAATAGACCACTTATTGTTAATTTGTAAATTAATTAGGGAATGAGACAACCtaagcaaacataaaaaaactcCAAACAACTCACCATGATGGGCTGGTCGGACCTACATAATTGCAACTTTCCGTTGCACTGTGACACTCCTCTAGGTGGGGATCTGCTCAGTGACACAGAGGATAAATTGCATTAATGGAACCTGTTAGGTAGCTGATTGTACATCAAAAGTTGTCAGGACTTACATATTCTGTGTGCTCCTTCAGGCACCACGCTGAAGTCAGAGGAGGAGTTTTTACTGGCTGCACAGATTGTGTGCAGGATACAACATGGAGGCACCCTCTGCTTCAGCTTCATGATTAtattgcagtttttctttttcctgctgaagGTCAGTGTTAAGAGCAGATCAATGTTTTACTCTCATTCcagttattaaaaaagaaaaggtgtgttttttACTTACTTTACGGCAGCCGTGGTGCATGAAAACTCAAGTACCTGTTAAAACACAGATCTCACTTGAATCACATGAGCCTTCTGTATGCTGTAAACCTCAGATATATTTAAATGATCACTTACTTGAAATGGCGCTGTTGTATTGAGTCTGTTAAAACAAATAGATTGAACCTACATGATTAACAAGATCAATTTAAAGCTTCTTTTCAGTAAGTGACTTTTTTAAAGagagtttgttttcttcctgtaaaACAGGTGAATTTATATGCTACAGCCTTACTTGGTCTGGTATTTCATGGAGCTTATTTGCCAGACATATTTTTGAGCTTTGCTATCAAGACAAAACCAACGTGTTTGCTTTTCAGTCTTGTCAAAAACTTCATGTATAGTTGCATTTACAACACTAGAGGTCTCAGTGAGTCCTCTGAGAGCAGACTGGCAACTGCAGTGACCTGAACataaaaattattcaaagaaAAGTGATAGAAATTTGAGAGAAATCAAACCATCTCCTTTGGTTAGTTAGGGGATTAAGGGAACCTGGATGGTAGATCACAGCTGTTAGTGCAAATGTTGGTAGTGTAGCAATAGAACAACTGCTTTAAGCCAAAAATAACCACATAACTGAAATGACTGAGTCAGCTCAGACTTCCCTGTTTTCCAGGGACTGTTCCCATTTAGGGTGTCCTGGAGCTGCCAGTGCAGGAGCTGAATGATTGTGCAAGATGGCAGTAATGCTACTACTTGAATACTAGCAACCAAAAAACaccactgaagaagaagaagaagaagaagaagaagaagaagaagaagaagaagaagaagaagaagaagaagaagaagaagaagaagaagaagaagaagaagaagaagaagaagaagaagaagaagaagaagaagaagaagaagaagaagaagaagaagaagaagaagaagaagaagaagaagaagaagaagaagaagaagaagaagaagaagaagaagaagaagaaaaagaaaaagtttcaaAGGTTAGTAGTCTCCATGTTTTTGTGCCTTAAAGGTTAATGATGCTGGTAAATCTGAATTAGTTATGCTTGTTGTGGAACATAACATGACAGTTAGGGAGAGGAGGTAAAAGGCATGTGTTTCCTCCATGTGAGTACACAGCAGAAGATCAACACGTCGTCACCCTACTAACAGCGtgtaaaaaaagtttttcattcactttgtgtggaaatattttACTGTGATACCTGTTTTGTCTCATACTGCTGTCAATTTGACGAAGTACACGCAGTTTGCCTGATAGAAAGAAAGATGGCCTCCTTGGTGGATTTTCTccattgttgttgatgttgttgttgggtAGACGCGTGTTTTGTTGGGTAGAagttttttcatcttttgtagCTGCAGGTTTGATGGTGCTTTCTAATGTTGTAGGTGTTCTTTGTTTAGTTTCAGTGCTTCGTTCTAATGTTGTAGGTCCTATAGGTGTAGCTGTGGTGCTCCTATCTAATGCTGTAGGTCCTATAGGTGTAGCTGTGGTGCTCCTATCTAATGCTGTAGGTCCTATAGGTGTAGCTGTGGTGCTCCTATCTAATGTTGTAGGTCCTATAGGTGTAGCTGTGGTGCTCCTATCTAATGTTGTAGGTCCTATAGGTGTAGCTGTGGTGCTCCTATCTAATGCTGTAGGTCCTATAGGTGTAGTTGTGGTGCTCCTATCTAATGTTGTAGGTCCTATAGGTGTAGCCGTGGTGCTCCTATCTAATGCTGTAGGTGTTGTTTCTGTAGTTGTGGTGCTCATTTCTGTTGGAGTGGTAAgtgtagttttgttgttgcttttgaatgttgttgatgttgccaCTGTAGTTGTGTTGGTGCTGCTGACCGTCGTTGATGTTGTCGCTGtagttgtgttttgtctgtttactGTTGTTGATATTGTCACTGCAGTTGTGTTGGTGCTGTTGACTGTTGTTAATGTTGTAGCTGTAGTTGCGTTGGTGCTGTTGactgttgttgatgttgaagcTGTAGTTGTGTTGGTGCTGTTGACTGTTGTGGTAATTTCAGCTGTAGTTGTGTTGAtcgttgttgctgctgttgtcacgAGTGTTGTCTCATTTGAGGTGCTCCCAGATGTAGTTGGTGGAGAAGTCGTCGTTGGAGAAAAACACCCATCAAGATTGTTTTGAAGTATTCGGACAAGCTGAAGAGAAGAGACACAGAAGATGATCATTATATTACTTCAGGTAAtcaaaggacacacacatcaTAAATCCAGCACTTTGATAAGCAACTTATCAAACCGTCTCCCAACATACCCAATCCTGAATTGCTGAGTCGTCCTCATTTGGTCCAGTGACAGTGATGTTGAGAAACCAGTGTACTGCTGAGAAGGAAGGACAAAACATAAACAGGCAGCCAGGGTTTTATATATGTAGCTGAGAGATTCATCTCAGGCCTCTCTGTTGTTCATGATACAACCATGAACCACATGTTAGAGTGTTTGAACATAAATCAGACCTtctgttttaaatttgaaatctTTCTAGTTGAAATAACCCATTTGGCTGTTTTCACTTGTCAAGCTATGACGGATTCATCTGATTTGAAACTTAATCTGCATCTGATCTTCCCAATGAActgtttttttatatcaagCTTAGTTAATATTTCAATTTCTgtaagatgatgatgatgctgcaagtcaagtaaatgtttatttatatagcaccaaatcatcaCAGGGATTATTTTAAGGCATTCCTCGAATATAATAGGTCGAGGCCATCTTTTTGTGGTTAGCTACACCTCACAACCAGCTAGATTTGTTTAGCAGACTCAGAGTCCAATTTTTCTAttgattaaacaaaaataaaattataatgcttcctctttttttgtacAGATGAAACCAATCAAATATTACACTTGACACTTAAAATAGTGAGCTTCAAACGAGCTCTTCTGCTCATTTTATTACCAGGCAAGAACTAACGGGCCCCTGGCTATCACTTCAATGAGAATGTTATCAATCTCGCTATCAAAGTATCAGCAAGGAAGTAAATAtgcatatttttgaaaatggtaactatttctttttccaattaCTTCCTCCATTGCTCCATCGTTCCTGTATTCCACATCACTGAGACCGGCAGCGATAACTCTACTATGCcacatattttgcattttgtaattATTCTTCATCGGTTTTTCAGATCAGAAAACACATGGGAGGTTTGATTGAACTGATAGGTTTTCGACCACTGACATGCTACAGCAGATGGTACAACAGTTTGTACAGCATGAAATAACAAACCATTGGAACCAACTATTGAAGTTTGTCGGTGtctgaaatggaaatgtttttcactACCTGaagtttctgctgctgatgtaagAGGATGAGAGGCAATGGAGATCTCGTCACAGTAAGCTTGCCCTGATGGGAAAAACAACAGTCATCAATCTGCACGGAACAGATGACAATGATGACATTAAAAAACCGTACTGGATGGTACTGgtttttttcccaaatgcaCATTTGCATTTCTAAATCGTGTGCATCAATCCCACATATGACATTTTAAAGACTGATACTCTACATTGTTGCTTAAAATTCATTTAGAGcaagtaaataaacaaagaaaacaaagacatagatattttttttcctctttcacctTTTCCCCATTTGGGGCCGCCTGAgaaagtcagctctgtgacttgtaTCATTGGTTTTAGCCACAGTTTTTACAGCGAATGCCCTTCCGGCGTGTGACCGGCGCAAGCCCACCACTGGTGTGTCTTGTGGCTGGGGTTCGATCCCGGGGTCTCTGAATGCTTTGCATGCAGCCCTACCACTAGCTACGTCCCCAGGCAAAACAGAGacatataaaatgaataaataatccaaaagtATGGGATCGTTTCTATTTGGATGTCCCATGTTGGTGAGCAAACAATTcgacttttgacatttttccctGAAGAGTCAGAAACACAGGCATATGTGACAGTCATTGAATTACACTTTAATTCTCTTAGTTTGTTCCTGCTCATCATAATTTCCACCTTGTCCAAGACAGACACTGCAGCATTTTATGACATGCTATGCCgtcaggaaacaaacaggaatatCCGGTTCTGGTATAAATTGGAAAGGAAttaaggatgtgtgtgtgtgtgcttgggtTACTTGTCTAAATGAGTGTTAACATGCCAGACACGCTatgaaaaaaaacagagggCTGGATATTTAGGTTGAGATAAGGTCATCAGCTGACAGACACCTCTGctccttttatattttaaaaaatgttttgtttttaaagcagatGCGAGACTTTACCTGC
This window encodes:
- the LOC115054794 gene encoding adhesion G-protein coupled receptor G2-like isoform X2, with the translated sequence MRQLMILHEKVPVELHCNLPPTITRMKKPCSNGRHLYWLQMLLVGLLAGQAYCDEISIASHPLTSAAETSAVHWFLNITVTGPNEDDSAIQDWLVRILQNNLDGCFSPTTTSPPTTSGSTSNETTLVTTAATTINTTTAEITTTVNSTNTTTASTSTTVNSTNATTATTLTTVNSTNTTAVTISTTVNRQNTTTATTSTTVSSTNTTTVATSTTFKSNNKTTLTTPTEMSTTTTETTPTALDRSTTATPIGPTTLDRSTTTTPIGPTALDRSTTATPIGPTTLDRSTTATPIGPTTLDRSTTATPIGPTALDRSTTATPIGPTALDRSTTATPIGPTTLERSTETKQRTPTTLESTIKPAATKDEKTSTQQNTRLPNNNINNNGENPPRRPSFFLSGKLRVLRQIDSSMRQNRLNTTAPFQVLEFSCTTAAVKKKKNCNIIMKLKQRVPPCCILHTICAASKNSSSDFSVVPEGAHRIYPHLEECHSATESCNYVGPTSPSCDVSAKLYVEDESNSAYCDPDQNKCNCFSYCNKIDAYYTFQISINDPSVSQSHVLSLIDELKQAPNCSSTANFSCPLAIIAAEYKDGNVYCENDTANCKVILHFGRKVPICSVLAAVTKVFQSNEQISFDGPVNRAAICGNSNSTNSLGPESMFMWSKTNLSQAELCEDIVSNLTCQKGKHVIVELNEQCVPLTTPSPNVNTTSSPLNSTTAANITTTTQSAESQANALLELTRDVSALNSSQVEALVAQLEALLSGPTVSLALGNTSVNIVSNLLGASAETLADSSNRIIGIVDTVGLKLVLEEQAETLLSPAVALSVKPVDGSNFEETFFSISDPSNVQVRGDPRLASMRTDSSIPQGSIRLPPSLTQDLTTEQQQLASRVQFNFYQKSTVFQDQAIGQRKLNSGILGASVANLSITGLRDDVIIFLRNTEPVPANYVATCVFWDFTLNNQSGGWNPNGCSVQNSTDNETVCGCNHLTSFAILLDLAREPVTSRLLATILTFITFIGCGISAIFLSVTLLTYLAFGKLRKDIPSKILIQLCTALLLLNLVFLVDAWLALYPEAVGLCISTAWFLHYFLLVSFTWMGLEAVQMYLALVKVFNSYVSSYMLKLSLVGWGVPMIVVIIVIAIDKDNYGLISYGRFTDGTSDEFCWLKNDIAFYVAVVAYFCVIFLFNFIIFIAVLVQLCRIKRQNPHNAQHRTTMQDVRTVAGITILLGLTWGFAFFAWGPVNLAFMFLFSIFNSLQGFFIFVFYCAMKENVRRQWRTYLCCGRMRLAENSEWSRTATQKTVKKASVTRLTSLHSSKSNNSSSSTFLVSDSSEQINGIGNPYDDRTITAGEDSSTDVILNEINRQQRNQ
- the LOC115054794 gene encoding adhesion G-protein coupled receptor G2-like isoform X3, with the protein product MRQLMILHEKVPVELHCNLPPTITRMKKPCSNGRHLYWLQMLLVGLLAGQAYCDEISIASHPLTSAAETSVHWFLNITVTGPNEDDSAIQDWLVRILQNNLDGCFSPTTTSPPTTSGSTSNETTLVTTAATTINTTTAEITTTVNSTNTTTASTSTTVNSTNATTATTLTTVNSTNTTAVTISTTVNRQNTTTATTSTTVSSTNTTTVATSTTFKSNNKTTLTTPTEMSTTTTETTPTALDRSTTATPIGPTTLDRSTTTTPIGPTALDRSTTATPIGPTTLDRSTTATPIGPTTLDRSTTATPIGPTALDRSTTATPIGPTALDRSTTATPIGPTTLERSTETKQRTPTTLESTIKPAATKDEKTSTQQNTRLPNNNINNNGENPPRRPSFFLSGKLRVLRQIDSSMRQNRLNTTAPFQVLEFSCTTAAVNRKKKNCNIIMKLKQRVPPCCILHTICAASKNSSSDFSVVPEGAHRIYPHLEECHSATESCNYVGPTSPSCDVSAKLYVEDESNSAYCDPDQNKCNCFSYCNKIDAYYTFQISINDPSVSQSHVLSLIDELKQAPNCSSTANFSCPLAIIAAEYKDGNVYCENDTANCKVILHFGRKVPICSVLAAVTKVFQSNEQISFDGPVNRAAICGNSNSTNSLGPESMFMWSKTNLSQAELCEDIVSNLTCQKGKHVIVELNEQCVPLTTPSPNVNTTSSPLNSTTAANITTTTQSAESQANALLELTRDVSALNSSQVEALVAQLEALLSGPTVSLALGNTSVNIVSNLLGASAETLADSSNRIIGIVDTVGLKLVLEEQAETLLSPAVALSVKPVDGSNFEETFFSISDPSNVQVRGDPRLASMRTDSSIPQGSIRLPPSLTQDLTTEQQQLASRVQFNFYQKSTVFQDQAIGQRKLNSGILGASVANLSITGLRDDVIIFLRNTEPVPANYVATCVFWDFTLNNQSGGWNPNGCSVQNSTDNETVCGCNHLTSFAILLDLAREPVTSRLLATILTFITFIGCGISAIFLSVTLLTYLAFGKLRKDIPSKILIQLCTALLLLNLVFLVDAWLALYPEAVGLCISTAWFLHYFLLVSFTWMGLEAVQMYLALVKVFNSYVSSYMLKLSLVGWGVPMIVVIIVIAIDKDNYGLISYGRFTDGTSDEFCWLKNDIAFYVAVVAYFCVIFLFNFIIFIAVLVQLCRIKRQNPHNAQHRTTMQDVRTVAGITILLGLTWGFAFFAWGPVNLAFMFLFSIFNSLQGFFIFVFYCAMKENVRRQWRTYLCCGRMRLAENSEWSRTATQKTVKKASVTRLTSLHSSKSNNSSSSTFLVSDSSEQINGIGNPYDDRTITAGEDSSTDVILNEINRQQRNQ
- the LOC115054794 gene encoding adhesion G-protein coupled receptor G2-like isoform X5 — protein: MRQLMILHEKVPVELHCNLPPTITRMKKPCSNGRHLYWLQMLLVGLLAGQAYCDEISIASHPLTSAAETSAVHWFLNITVTGPNEDDSAIQDWLVRILQNNLDGCFSPTTTSPPTTSGSTSNETTLVTTAATTINTTTAEITTTVNSTNTTTASTSTTVNSTNATTATTLTTVNSTNTTAVTISTTVNRQNTTTATTSTTVSSTNTTTVATSTTFKSNNKTTLTTPTEMSTTTTETTPTALDRSTTATPIGPTTLDRSTTTTPIGPTALDRSTTATPIGPTTLERSTETKQRTPTTLESTIKPAATKDEKTSTQQNTRLPNNNINNNGENPPRRPSFFLSGKLRVLRQIDSSMRQNRLNTTAPFQVLEFSCTTAAVNRKKKNCNIIMKLKQRVPPCCILHTICAASKNSSSDFSVVPEGAHRIYPHLEECHSATESCNYVGPTSPSCDVSAKLYVEDESNSAYCDPDQNKCNCFSYCNKIDAYYTFQISINDPSVSQSHVLSLIDELKQAPNCSSTANFSCPLAIIAAEYKDGNVYCENDTANCKVILHFGRKVPICSVLAAVTKVFQSNEQISFDGPVNRAAICGNSNSTNSLGPESMFMWSKTNLSQAELCEDIVSNLTCQKGKHVIVELNEQCVPLTTPSPNVNTTSSPLNSTTAANITTTTQSAESQANALLELTRDVSALNSSQVEALVAQLEALLSGPTVSLALGNTSVNIVSNLLGASAETLADSSNRIIGIVDTVGLKLVLEEQAETLLSPAVALSVKPVDGSNFEETFFSISDPSNVQVRGDPRLASMRTDSSIPQGSIRLPPSLTQDLTTEQQQLASRVQFNFYQKSTVFQDQAIGQRKLNSGILGASVANLSITGLRDDVIIFLRNTEPVPANYVATCVFWDFTLNNQSGGWNPNGCSVQNSTDNETVCGCNHLTSFAILLDLAREPVTSRLLATILTFITFIGCGISAIFLSVTLLTYLAFGKLRKDIPSKILIQLCTALLLLNLVFLVDAWLALYPEAVGLCISTAWFLHYFLLVSFTWMGLEAVQMYLALVKVFNSYVSSYMLKLSLVGWGVPMIVVIIVIAIDKDNYGLISYGRFTDGTSDEFCWLKNDIAFYVAVVAYFCVIFLFNFIIFIAVLVQLCRIKRQNPHNAQHRTTMQDVRTVAGITILLGLTWGFAFFAWGPVNLAFMFLFSIFNSLQGFFIFVFYCAMKENVRRQWRTYLCCGRMRLAENSEWSRTATQKTVKKASVTRLTSLHSSKSNNSSSSTFLVSDSSEQINGIGNPYDDRTITAGEDSSTDVILNEINRQQRNQ
- the LOC115054794 gene encoding adhesion G-protein coupled receptor G2-like isoform X4 — translated: MRQLMILHEKVPVELHCNLPPTITRMKKPCSNGRHLYWLQMLLVGLLAGQAYCDEISIASHPLTSAAETSAVHWFLNITVTGPNEDDSAIQDWLVRILQNNLDGCFSPTTTSPPTTSGSTSNETTLVTTAATTINTTTAEITTTVNSTNTTTASTSTTVNSTNATTATTLTTVNSTNTTAVTISTTVNRQNTTTATTSTTVSSTNTTTVATSTTFKSNNKTTLTTPTEMSTTTTETTPTALDRSTTATPIGPTTLDRSTTTTPIGPTALDRSTTATPIGPTTLDRSTTATPIGPTTLDRSTTATPIGPTALDRSTTATPIGPTALDRSTTATPIGPTTLERSTETKQRTPTTLESTIKPAATKDEKTSTQQNTRLPNNNINNNGENPPRRPSFFLSGKLRVLRQIDSSMRQNRLNTTAPFQVLEFSCTTAAVNRKKKNCNIIMKLKQRVPPCCILHTICAASKNSSSDFSVVPEGAHRIYPHLEECHSATESCNYVGPTSPSCDVSAKLYVEDESNSAYCDPDQNKCNCFSYCNKIDAYYTFQISINDPSVSQSHVLSLIDELKQAPNCSSTANFSCPLAIIAAEYKDGNVYCENDTANCKVILHFGRKVPICSVLAAVTKVFQSNEQISFDGPVNRAAICGNSNSTNSLGPESMFMWSKTNLSQAELCEDIVSNLTCQKGKHVIVELNEQCVPLTTPSPNVNTTSSPLNSTTAANITTTTQSAESQANALLELTRDVSALNSSQVEALVAQLEALLSGPTVSLALGNTSVNIVSNLLGASAETLADSSNRIIGIVDTVGLKLVLEEQAETLLSPAVALSVKPVDGSNFEETFFSISDPSNVQVRGDPRLASMRTDSSIPQGSIRLPPSLTQDLTTEQQQLASRVQFNFYQKSTVFQDQAIGQRKLNSGILGASVANLSITGLRDDVIIFLRNTEPVPANYVATCVFWDFTLNNQSGGWNPNGCSVQNSTDNETVCGCNHLTSFAILLDLAREPVTSRLLATILTFITFIGCGISAIFLSVTLLTYLAFGKLRKDIPSKILIQLCTALLLLNLVFLVDAWLALYPEAVGLCISTAWFLHYFLLVSFTWMGLEAVQMYLALVKVFNSYVSSYMLKLSLVGWGVPMIVVIIVIAIDKDNYGLISYGRFTDGTSDEFCWLKNDIAFYVAVVAYFCVIFLFNFIIFIAVLVQLCRIKRQNPHNAQHRTTMQDVRTVAGFFIFVFYCAMKENVRRQWRTYLCCGRMRLAENSEWSRTATQKTVKKASVTRLTSLHSSKSNNSSSSTFLVSDSSEQINGIGNPYDDRTITAGEDSSTDVILNEINRQQRNQ
- the LOC115054794 gene encoding adhesion G-protein coupled receptor G2-like isoform X1, producing the protein MRQLMILHEKVPVELHCNLPPTITRMKKPCSNGRHLYWLQMLLVGLLAGQAYCDEISIASHPLTSAAETSAVHWFLNITVTGPNEDDSAIQDWLVRILQNNLDGCFSPTTTSPPTTSGSTSNETTLVTTAATTINTTTAEITTTVNSTNTTTASTSTTVNSTNATTATTLTTVNSTNTTAVTISTTVNRQNTTTATTSTTVSSTNTTTVATSTTFKSNNKTTLTTPTEMSTTTTETTPTALDRSTTATPIGPTTLDRSTTTTPIGPTALDRSTTATPIGPTTLDRSTTATPIGPTTLDRSTTATPIGPTALDRSTTATPIGPTALDRSTTATPIGPTTLERSTETKQRTPTTLESTIKPAATKDEKTSTQQNTRLPNNNINNNGENPPRRPSFFLSGKLRVLRQIDSSMRQNRLNTTAPFQVLEFSCTTAAVNRKKKNCNIIMKLKQRVPPCCILHTICAASKNSSSDFSVVPEGAHRIYPHLEECHSATESCNYVGPTSPSCDVSAKLYVEDESNSAYCDPDQNKCNCFSYCNKIDAYYTFQISINDPSVSQSHVLSLIDELKQAPNCSSTANFSCPLAIIAAEYKDGNVYCENDTANCKVILHFGRKVPICSVLAAVTKVFQSNEQISFDGPVNRAAICGNSNSTNSLGPESMFMWSKTNLSQAELCEDIVSNLTCQKGKHVIVELNEQCVPLTTPSPNVNTTSSPLNSTTAANITTTTQSAESQANALLELTRDVSALNSSQVEALVAQLEALLSGPTVSLALGNTSVNIVSNLLGASAETLADSSNRIIGIVDTVGLKLVLEEQAETLLSPAVALSVKPVDGSNFEETFFSISDPSNVQVRGDPRLASMRTDSSIPQGSIRLPPSLTQDLTTEQQQLASRVQFNFYQKSTVFQDQAIGQRKLNSGILGASVANLSITGLRDDVIIFLRNTEPVPANYVATCVFWDFTLNNQSGGWNPNGCSVQNSTDNETVCGCNHLTSFAILLDLAREPVTSRLLATILTFITFIGCGISAIFLSVTLLTYLAFGKLRKDIPSKILIQLCTALLLLNLVFLVDAWLALYPEAVGLCISTAWFLHYFLLVSFTWMGLEAVQMYLALVKVFNSYVSSYMLKLSLVGWGVPMIVVIIVIAIDKDNYGLISYGRFTDGTSDEFCWLKNDIAFYVAVVAYFCVIFLFNFIIFIAVLVQLCRIKRQNPHNAQHRTTMQDVRTVAGITILLGLTWGFAFFAWGPVNLAFMFLFSIFNSLQGFFIFVFYCAMKENVRRQWRTYLCCGRMRLAENSEWSRTATQKTVKKASVTRLTSLHSSKSNNSSSSTFLVSDSSEQINGIGNPYDDRTITAGEDSSTDVILNEINRQQRNQ